In Dehalogenimonas etheniformans, one genomic interval encodes:
- a CDS encoding carbon-nitrogen hydrolase family protein — MKVAMLHMDPEPGAIEANRILVEELIRSVARLGATIILTPELCIPGYFFQDIVGSDWIMPQPDEWMTKIVALSWEFDILIFLSYPERDASSGKCYNTVFAIDKGRIAGKHRKIEVHPGAEEKWSSPGRETEPVRVSGKKIGILICADTLNTQHGVSLAKKDAELLIVNAAWGHRFPPMEYWKKLSIETDLPLWACNRTGIERNVDWTKGESTVIIGGQPVFSYAGDPAVLLFDWDLASMRPTSEQFEVIHLFGSKGINNGN; from the coding sequence ATGAAAGTCGCCATGCTTCATATGGATCCTGAGCCAGGCGCAATCGAAGCCAATAGGATATTGGTAGAAGAACTCATACGGTCGGTGGCAAGACTCGGAGCAACGATAATTCTCACACCTGAGCTATGCATCCCCGGTTATTTCTTCCAGGATATTGTTGGTTCCGATTGGATAATGCCTCAGCCGGATGAATGGATGACAAAAATCGTGGCTCTAAGCTGGGAGTTTGATATTTTAATCTTCTTGTCATATCCCGAGCGCGATGCTTCTTCAGGCAAATGTTATAACACGGTTTTTGCTATCGACAAAGGACGTATAGCTGGTAAACACCGTAAGATCGAGGTCCATCCCGGCGCCGAAGAGAAATGGTCTTCTCCGGGTCGGGAGACTGAGCCCGTCAGAGTGTCAGGCAAAAAAATTGGTATCTTGATTTGCGCCGATACACTGAATACTCAACATGGGGTCTCACTCGCCAAAAAAGACGCTGAACTTCTGATTGTCAATGCTGCCTGGGGCCATAGGTTCCCACCGATGGAATATTGGAAAAAACTTTCAATCGAGACAGACTTGCCGTTATGGGCATGCAACCGAACCGGTATTGAACGAAACGTCGATTGGACCAAGGGCGAGAGCACAGTAATTATAGGTGGGCAACCTGTTTTCTCTTATGCGGGCGATCCAGCGGTTTTACTTTTTGATTGGGATCTAGCATCGATGCGACCGACCTCAGAACAGTTCGAAGTAATACATTTATTTGGATCGAAAGGCATCAATAATGGCAATTAA
- a CDS encoding cob(I)yrinic acid a,c-diamide adenosyltransferase — MELEGKVQVFTGDGRGKTSAALGTALRASGYGLKCFIVFFMKGPHKYGEYASLKKLGIDFQAFGRPNFLSPEDISPEDLNLSEQALKAARNAMESGKYDVIILDELNTATSWEIVDIGEVLKLIDNKPKGVELVLTGRYAPDRIIEKADYVAELKNIRHPFDLGLSARKGIDF, encoded by the coding sequence ATGGAATTAGAAGGCAAAGTACAGGTCTTCACCGGCGATGGAAGGGGTAAAACATCAGCCGCCCTTGGAACAGCCCTTCGAGCTTCTGGTTATGGTCTAAAATGCTTTATCGTCTTTTTCATGAAAGGACCACACAAATATGGAGAATACGCTTCATTGAAGAAGTTGGGGATAGATTTTCAAGCGTTTGGGCGCCCAAATTTCCTCAGCCCCGAAGATATTTCCCCGGAGGACCTGAACCTGAGCGAACAGGCTCTCAAAGCCGCAAGAAATGCTATGGAAAGCGGCAAATATGATGTCATTATCCTGGACGAATTGAACACCGCCACGTCCTGGGAAATCGTGGACATTGGTGAGGTTTTAAAGCTCATTGATAACAAACCAAAGGGCGTTGAACTGGTCCTGACAGGCAGATACGCCCCTGATAGAATAATTGAAAAAGCGGATTATGTCGCTGAACTTAAGAACATTCGTCACCCGTTTGATCTGGGACTTTCTGCCAGAAAAGGGATCGATTTCTAG
- the cbiB gene encoding adenosylcobinamide-phosphate synthase CbiB, which produces MELILILVGAVLLDLLIGEYPTSLHPTVWAGRLIDALIKPGFQLKPIGQLVYGALVSLLTITISLAVFWLMTWCKDTNRWLFVLVGILIFKSTFCIREQWKVARRTKEIIQNGRPVPQNMRGLFDTVKGNGSISNKDIISSSVRSIAENASDFVVAPFFYFLIFGVPGAVAHRVINTLDNMIGYRGKFEYLGKFAARLDDLVNFVPARLTGLAIVLGAKFRNLDFRKSWTTMLTQHSLTPGPNGGWPMTAAAGALGVTLAKRGHYSIGIDPPIDPDFSAIDRAIGLFIWSVSLWIIASICVLTAVLFIRG; this is translated from the coding sequence TTGGAACTGATCTTAATTTTGGTCGGAGCTGTTCTTCTTGACCTATTGATAGGAGAATATCCCACTTCCCTACACCCTACTGTATGGGCTGGTCGTTTAATTGATGCTTTGATCAAACCCGGGTTCCAGCTAAAACCGATCGGGCAACTAGTATACGGCGCTCTGGTAAGCCTTTTGACAATAACTATTAGTCTAGCGGTGTTCTGGTTGATGACCTGGTGCAAAGATACGAATAGATGGCTTTTTGTGCTAGTCGGTATTCTCATATTCAAATCGACCTTTTGTATTAGGGAACAATGGAAGGTTGCGAGACGTACCAAGGAGATCATTCAAAATGGACGACCAGTTCCTCAAAACATGAGAGGACTATTTGATACTGTAAAGGGAAACGGCTCAATATCTAATAAAGACATCATCTCTTCAAGTGTCCGTTCTATTGCTGAAAATGCCTCCGACTTTGTGGTCGCACCATTCTTTTATTTCCTAATTTTTGGGGTTCCCGGAGCAGTCGCTCACAGGGTGATCAATACTCTGGACAATATGATCGGATATCGGGGGAAGTTCGAATACCTCGGCAAGTTTGCCGCAAGACTTGATGACCTAGTGAACTTCGTTCCGGCAAGGCTGACAGGGCTAGCAATTGTGCTAGGAGCTAAATTCCGCAACCTCGATTTTCGAAAATCATGGACCACCATGCTCACCCAACACTCCCTGACACCCGGCCCAAACGGTGGCTGGCCTATGACCGCGGCAGCAGGCGCTCTCGGGGTAACACTTGCCAAACGTGGCCACTATTCAATCGGCATAGACCCACCGATTGACCCAGACTTTTCGGCGATCGACCGAGCCATTGGGCTGTTCATCTGGAGTGTTAGTCTCTGGATAATTGCGAGTATTTGTGTACTTACGGCAGTTCTTTTTATTAGAGGATGA
- a CDS encoding adenosylcobinamide amidohydrolase — MAEPKTTRKPIGTFHGVTADVVYHQALGTPTDTLAITLPRKQPVLSTRHGYIETDVICNCHVPRGLWDFMHDESHSWQDTYGQIMKDVLSELGRTIEDIAFMSTGVNQEKVAWHEEIYDEFWVICFTTAGVKTNAMRVGVDKASGIERNGKFEKIGTINNIVLTNAILEPPALASSFITITEAKNVALQELDIRSAYAPNLMATGTGTDQITIVSGTEYKYTYVGGHTKLGEMMARTVTSSTIQAIRNSRGF, encoded by the coding sequence TTGGCTGAGCCGAAAACCACTAGAAAACCGATTGGTACTTTTCATGGTGTAACCGCAGATGTTGTCTACCATCAGGCCTTAGGAACACCGACTGATACACTCGCCATTACCCTCCCCCGGAAGCAACCGGTTCTCTCCACAAGGCATGGATATATAGAAACCGATGTAATTTGTAATTGCCACGTTCCAAGAGGTCTTTGGGACTTTATGCATGATGAATCACACAGCTGGCAGGACACATATGGTCAGATAATGAAAGATGTGCTTTCTGAACTTGGTAGGACAATCGAAGACATCGCTTTTATGTCTACAGGCGTCAACCAGGAAAAGGTAGCCTGGCACGAAGAAATTTACGACGAATTTTGGGTCATATGCTTCACGACCGCCGGTGTTAAAACTAATGCAATGAGGGTTGGCGTAGATAAAGCTTCTGGGATTGAGAGGAACGGAAAGTTCGAGAAGATCGGCACTATCAACAATATCGTACTAACCAATGCTATCCTCGAGCCTCCGGCATTAGCATCATCGTTTATCACTATCACCGAAGCCAAGAATGTCGCCCTACAGGAACTCGATATCCGGAGCGCTTACGCTCCCAATCTCATGGCCACAGGCACCGGCACCGACCAGATAACAATCGTCTCGGGGACCGAATACAAATACACCTACGTCGGCGGCCACACCAAGTTAGGTGAGATGATGGCAAGAACAGTCACTTCTTCAACCATTCAGGCAATCAGGAATTCAAGAGGATTCTAA
- a CDS encoding radical SAM protein, giving the protein MVAIKTKVYHVAYAPAISKAYLFHWGCNLKCQGCLCNKEINCMALEENLDVVLRDPKLPKPKSPEQFLLLDELATILKKVPIKEVLFEGQEASIDPSYSDITKALKDEFGCYITLNTNGVKLPDLTNTDEIVMSLKAVTPDVYRAYTEHSNRNVLGNFCKVYQQGKKLRAESVFIPGMIDLDETEKIAAFVAMIDPNIPYRIDAYFESGAENPWRRATPDEMIEAVTVAKKHLVNVTCTQQTESKLEKKDLMYEVIRLY; this is encoded by the coding sequence ATGGTAGCTATAAAAACAAAGGTCTACCATGTGGCTTATGCTCCAGCGATATCAAAGGCTTATCTTTTTCACTGGGGTTGTAACCTCAAATGTCAGGGTTGTCTTTGCAATAAAGAGATTAACTGCATGGCTTTGGAGGAGAATCTCGATGTCGTCTTGCGGGATCCTAAACTGCCGAAACCAAAATCCCCGGAACAATTCCTGTTGCTTGACGAACTCGCCACGATTCTGAAAAAAGTCCCAATTAAAGAAGTGCTTTTCGAAGGACAGGAAGCTTCGATAGATCCTTCCTATTCTGATATCACAAAGGCATTGAAAGATGAGTTCGGTTGTTACATCACACTAAATACCAATGGGGTTAAACTGCCGGATCTAACAAACACTGATGAAATTGTTATGAGCTTGAAGGCGGTGACCCCTGATGTGTACCGAGCTTATACCGAGCATTCAAACAGAAATGTGCTAGGTAATTTCTGTAAAGTATATCAACAAGGCAAGAAACTTAGAGCGGAAAGCGTCTTTATTCCCGGGATGATCGATTTGGATGAAACCGAGAAGATTGCAGCATTTGTCGCTATGATCGATCCGAACATTCCGTATCGCATTGATGCATATTTTGAATCGGGTGCTGAGAATCCTTGGCGCCGAGCTACGCCGGACGAAATGATCGAAGCGGTCACTGTCGCGAAAAAACATCTGGTAAATGTGACCTGTACGCAACAAACCGAATCGAAACTTGAGAAAAAAGATCTCATGTATGAAGTCATTAGACTTTACTAA
- a CDS encoding reductive dehalogenase, which yields MVRAHSTLSRRDFMKAIGIATAGIGAAAAIQPKFHDLDELLSSGNIYKNPWFVTEVDEPTVEIDWQKMQRFQKGKYNNFASHLSKEEAAAIQAKTKADYQKNMTQNDVPGFTLRDNAMKLAGWGGVRWRMSQATLVKEMVEGWPLIPTPTVLGVPKWTGTPEEASIMLTQLLRYCGGSSVGFAEINETTKKMIWGQMPQAPNPDIVFEEAPKPTYDATAKKVIVPSSSRYAVVHTIRQSLDASARVGYLSDGGAGTAYDNCDITQWRLMCFLQVLGYTTIRQNIQGNGPIVGWGVMSGLGEQGRMQHLITPEWGPMIRQSTMNIVDIPIAPMKPVDFGSRKFCYTCKKCSDVCPSKALQGETEPSWEITQAYDLVKPELFNNPGLKTWYFNHHKCNRYWQESDTYCGMCQATCVFSKDALSTVHEMVKVTLAKTSLLNSFFIAADKSFGYGLRPEDKTEEWWTTPLPVNGIHYENDVFYR from the coding sequence GTGGTAAGAGCACATTCGACATTGTCTCGGCGTGATTTCATGAAAGCCATTGGGATCGCGACCGCCGGTATTGGGGCGGCAGCAGCGATCCAACCCAAATTTCATGACCTTGATGAATTATTGTCATCCGGCAACATATACAAAAATCCATGGTTTGTTACCGAAGTCGATGAACCAACCGTTGAAATCGATTGGCAGAAAATGCAGCGCTTCCAGAAAGGTAAATATAACAACTTCGCTTCTCATCTCAGTAAAGAAGAGGCCGCTGCCATCCAAGCTAAGACAAAAGCCGACTACCAAAAGAACATGACCCAAAACGACGTCCCTGGTTTTACTCTTCGCGACAATGCCATGAAGCTGGCAGGTTGGGGTGGTGTCCGCTGGCGCATGTCTCAAGCCACCCTCGTAAAAGAGATGGTGGAAGGATGGCCGTTAATCCCGACTCCGACAGTACTTGGTGTCCCAAAATGGACTGGTACCCCGGAAGAAGCGTCTATCATGTTAACCCAGTTACTACGTTATTGCGGGGGCTCGTCTGTTGGCTTTGCTGAAATTAATGAAACTACAAAAAAAATGATTTGGGGACAAATGCCGCAAGCTCCGAATCCGGATATCGTTTTTGAAGAAGCTCCGAAACCGACTTATGATGCCACAGCAAAGAAGGTAATAGTTCCCAGTTCTTCACGCTATGCAGTAGTACACACAATTCGGCAATCGCTTGATGCTTCCGCCCGAGTAGGCTACCTTTCCGATGGTGGCGCCGGAACGGCTTATGACAACTGCGATATTACCCAATGGCGTTTGATGTGTTTCCTTCAGGTACTTGGTTACACAACGATAAGGCAGAATATCCAGGGCAACGGACCCATTGTAGGATGGGGCGTGATGTCCGGTCTAGGTGAACAAGGCCGCATGCAGCACTTGATTACTCCCGAGTGGGGTCCGATGATACGTCAATCGACTATGAACATTGTTGATATTCCGATTGCTCCGATGAAACCGGTTGATTTCGGATCTAGAAAATTCTGCTATACCTGCAAAAAATGTTCAGATGTATGCCCTTCGAAGGCGCTTCAGGGTGAAACTGAGCCATCGTGGGAGATCACTCAGGCTTATGATCTTGTCAAACCGGAATTGTTCAATAACCCAGGTCTTAAAACCTGGTACTTTAACCATCACAAGTGCAACAGGTATTGGCAGGAAAGCGACACCTATTGTGGCATGTGCCAAGCGACATGTGTCTTCAGCAAAGATGCTCTTTCGACTGTCCACGAGATGGTCAAAGTTACCCTCGCCAAAACCAGTTTGCTAAACTCTTTCTTTATAGCTGCAGATAAGTCGTTTGGTTATGGTCTGAGGCCAGAAGATAAAACGGAAGAATGGTGGACTACTCCGTTGCCTGTTAATGGTATTCATTACGAAAATGATGTGTTCTACAGGTAA
- a CDS encoding response regulator transcription factor, which produces MAPPFGLGSLQVLRLMGTKVLIVDDDPVIIKFLRANLKMEGWDVLTASNGSQALIVMEEELPELVILDIMMPGIDGYDVIRNLRKWTQVPILVLSARGELSDKVTCLNIGADDYLTKPFGIEELIARVHAVLRRFKALDAAPSLPVQAGPVRLDPAKRRIYVESNEIRLTPTEYMLLKELVFNADKVITQDNLLAKVWGNEYINERQYLHVFIGKLRAKIEKDPANPRIIETVPGIGYMYRVFISNSSDHQNP; this is translated from the coding sequence ATGGCTCCACCTTTTGGTTTAGGATCCCTTCAGGTGCTTCGATTGATGGGCACTAAAGTTTTAATCGTTGATGATGACCCAGTGATCATTAAGTTCCTGCGCGCCAACCTTAAGATGGAAGGTTGGGACGTCTTGACTGCTTCAAACGGCTCCCAAGCGCTAATTGTTATGGAGGAGGAACTACCTGAACTGGTTATTCTGGACATAATGATGCCAGGCATCGATGGATATGATGTTATTCGTAACCTGCGTAAATGGACCCAAGTTCCGATTCTCGTCCTCTCAGCCCGGGGGGAATTGAGCGATAAAGTCACTTGCCTCAACATCGGCGCTGATGACTACCTCACAAAACCATTCGGTATCGAAGAACTCATCGCCAGGGTCCATGCAGTACTACGACGGTTCAAGGCATTAGATGCTGCCCCATCATTACCGGTGCAGGCTGGGCCGGTTAGACTTGACCCAGCAAAGAGGCGCATTTACGTCGAAAGTAATGAAATTCGACTCACTCCCACTGAGTATATGCTGTTAAAAGAACTGGTGTTCAATGCAGATAAGGTAATCACTCAAGATAACCTACTGGCTAAGGTCTGGGGTAACGAGTATATCAACGAACGACAGTACCTTCACGTCTTTATCGGCAAGCTCCGTGCGAAGATTGAGAAGGATCCTGCTAATCCGAGAATTATTGAGACCGTCCCCGGCATCGGCTACATGTATAGGGTTTTTATATCCAACTCCTCCGATCACCAAAATCCATAA
- a CDS encoding sensor histidine kinase — protein sequence MTHTPTSNCLNEWYRFIFNEVRDGIVLIDAGSGKIIDANPEYQRQTGYRLNELQNMFVWQLRPKEKQDEAERYFRQLTSQGMGSSVEVEFQRPDGSICPVEFFAGITNIEGRAYWLSISRDVTERRRVEEKIRYSENLYRTIFETTGTAMAIDDVNRRLMLVNTKFANLAGYEKEQLEGKRSWTEFVAPEDLERMKESSDERKAHPERHNPSTYEFVWIDRFNNRHNILINSDTLIGTPMTIASLLDITEYKQALVEAEKAQSEARSFRESERLKTELLSMVSHELRTPLTAIKGLVTSLLRKDVCWDPTDERDFLESINREADRLARLIGDLLDMTRLESGSLTMSPDWFRPEEIVSSIQSEIDNLCCAHHFSVSIEPRLPQLFVDITRIGQVLVNLIENSVRFSLNRTEINLKVTHGDGSVVFTVSDSGCGIPAEVGERVFDRFYQLHRGTRGVNGTGLGLAICRAIVEAHQGSIGYCSELGHGSTFWFRIPSGASIDGH from the coding sequence ATGACGCATACACCAACATCTAATTGCCTAAACGAATGGTACAGGTTCATCTTTAATGAGGTCCGGGATGGCATTGTTCTTATCGACGCAGGAAGTGGCAAGATTATCGATGCTAATCCCGAATACCAACGCCAGACTGGGTACCGGTTAAATGAGTTGCAGAATATGTTCGTGTGGCAACTTCGTCCGAAAGAAAAACAGGACGAAGCTGAGAGGTATTTCCGCCAATTGACATCGCAAGGCATGGGTTCGAGCGTCGAAGTTGAATTTCAGAGGCCGGACGGTAGCATTTGCCCTGTTGAATTTTTTGCTGGTATTACTAATATTGAAGGGCGAGCCTATTGGCTGAGCATAAGTCGTGATGTCACTGAAAGGCGGAGGGTCGAAGAAAAGATTCGTTATTCTGAGAATTTATATCGCACAATATTCGAAACTACAGGCACAGCAATGGCGATCGACGATGTCAACCGCCGGCTTATGTTGGTCAATACCAAGTTTGCAAACCTTGCAGGTTATGAAAAAGAACAACTCGAGGGTAAGCGCAGTTGGACTGAGTTTGTCGCACCGGAAGACTTAGAGCGGATGAAAGAAAGTTCGGACGAACGCAAAGCACACCCTGAACGTCACAATCCATCGACCTATGAGTTTGTTTGGATCGACCGGTTCAACAACCGACACAATATTCTAATAAACTCGGATACACTAATCGGTACACCGATGACGATTGCATCCCTTCTCGATATCACTGAGTACAAACAAGCACTTGTTGAAGCTGAAAAAGCCCAAAGCGAAGCTAGGTCATTTCGTGAGTCCGAGCGACTGAAAACCGAGCTTCTATCGATGGTCTCGCACGAATTGCGAACACCACTGACTGCCATCAAGGGGTTGGTCACCTCACTTTTGCGGAAAGATGTGTGTTGGGATCCTACAGATGAACGAGACTTCCTTGAAAGCATAAACCGCGAAGCCGACCGATTGGCCCGTCTCATTGGTGATCTGCTAGATATGACTAGGCTAGAGTCAGGCAGCCTGACTATGTCTCCGGATTGGTTCCGGCCTGAAGAAATTGTGAGTTCAATTCAAAGTGAAATAGACAACCTCTGCTGCGCACACCACTTCTCAGTTTCAATCGAACCCAGGCTACCACAACTTTTTGTTGATATCACCCGCATCGGCCAAGTTCTCGTGAACTTGATTGAGAACTCCGTTCGTTTCTCACTGAATCGGACTGAGATCAATCTCAAAGTTACCCATGGCGACGGCTCTGTGGTTTTCACGGTCAGCGACTCTGGCTGTGGCATCCCAGCTGAAGTAGGAGAACGAGTATTCGATCGATTTTACCAATTGCATCGGGGCACGAGGGGTGTCAATGGTACGGGCCTTGGTCTTGCGATCTGCCGCGCTATTGTTGAAGCCCATCAAGGTTCAATTGGTTATTGTTCGGAACTGGGTCATGGCTCCACCTTTTGGTTTAGGATCCCTTCAGGTGCTTCGATTGATGGGCACTAA
- a CDS encoding IS110 family transposase, with translation MQNTAARKVRQVPEGYLVIGIDPHKSKHAAVAITQDFTIRDKFKFENAMEGFELLLRRVRTEMVRADCRGVMFAIETGGHYWRNIAYYLDAKGIPFRFINQYTLKRRREGKDLNHRKNDYRDSEVAAQLLCTGEFVESGLPQGVYADLRSSHNAYRRLVKERTRITNLIKGLLDGVFPEFVHVFKDPCAVTAQGVLSCCLTPWDVAGMDIENFIAKVEANYHGHRLMRRKLADLHEAAKMTIGISSGARSVVSEMGFLVEKLELIKKHIKEIDQTLTRLVDQTEEGKYLLSITGLSYIAVAGLIAELGCFKAYRTAKQMIKMAGSNPTESESAGKKSAHTPMSKQGRPVLRYCAWTSVIPMLRFNADFREWAKKRRERPIHENPLCGREIVGAALNKLLRLAFSMVKNQTFYGSPQLVSVAS, from the coding sequence ATGCAGAATACCGCTGCCAGGAAAGTTCGGCAAGTCCCTGAGGGTTACCTCGTGATCGGAATCGACCCCCATAAAAGCAAACATGCTGCAGTCGCCATTACACAAGACTTCACCATTCGTGACAAGTTCAAGTTTGAAAATGCAATGGAAGGGTTTGAATTGTTACTACGCCGTGTCAGGACTGAAATGGTTCGGGCAGATTGCCGCGGCGTAATGTTCGCGATCGAAACAGGTGGCCATTACTGGCGGAATATCGCCTATTACCTCGATGCGAAAGGTATTCCATTTCGTTTCATCAATCAATACACATTGAAGCGAAGGCGCGAAGGGAAGGATTTGAACCACAGGAAGAATGATTACCGGGACAGCGAGGTTGCAGCTCAACTCCTGTGCACCGGTGAGTTCGTCGAAAGCGGTCTCCCCCAAGGCGTATATGCAGACCTACGTTCCTCTCATAACGCTTATCGGCGGTTGGTCAAGGAGCGGACCAGGATAACAAACCTCATAAAGGGTCTTCTGGACGGAGTGTTTCCGGAATTCGTTCATGTCTTCAAAGATCCATGTGCGGTTACGGCGCAAGGCGTTTTGTCGTGTTGTCTTACACCATGGGACGTTGCTGGCATGGACATTGAGAATTTCATTGCCAAAGTAGAAGCCAATTACCATGGACACCGGTTAATGCGTAGAAAGCTGGCGGACCTTCATGAAGCAGCGAAGATGACCATAGGCATTTCATCCGGGGCTCGATCAGTGGTCTCCGAGATGGGCTTTCTAGTGGAAAAGCTCGAATTAATTAAAAAACACATCAAAGAAATAGACCAAACACTAACCAGACTCGTTGACCAAACCGAAGAGGGTAAATATCTGCTGTCGATCACCGGCCTCAGTTACATCGCCGTTGCTGGCCTAATCGCGGAACTGGGCTGCTTCAAGGCATATCGGACCGCAAAACAGATGATAAAGATGGCGGGTAGCAATCCAACTGAGTCAGAATCAGCTGGAAAGAAGAGCGCCCATACTCCGATGAGCAAGCAGGGGCGCCCGGTCTTACGATACTGCGCTTGGACTTCTGTTATCCCGATGCTACGTTTCAATGCCGATTTTCGTGAGTGGGCGAAAAAGAGAAGGGAACGACCGATCCACGAAAATCCGCTGTGCGGTAGGGAAATCGTCGGTGCTGCTTTAAACAAGCTCTTACGTTTAGCTTTTTCGATGGTGAAAAACCAGACGTTTTACGGGTCACCTCAATTGGTGTCGGTGGCCAGCTAG
- a CDS encoding response regulator has translation MKVFLLEDNPGDVRLIKEYFKDVPGITLEGAAELLEKAIGFLKNHEVDVALIDLNVPDSTGLETLKALRAKFPALPIVVLTSISDEDLGSRAIHFGAQDYLVKGQADSGLLRRVLFYAVERKKSEEAINAAAREWQSTFDSITDIIILLDRNHRIIRANKAFTNTFKLKHEAAVGRHCYEIVHNSLTAPVFCPHSRTVNTCQAAHEEFFEPNLGIYIEATTLPTLDQSGNCTGSVHIVKDINERKQAEQALQHLNVELENRVKARTSELETAYNELKEQLELRSKAEESLRSLSNRLLKVQEEERRAIAKELHDEVGQNLTVLKLLLDRIARITSDEARPFVREAIEGISKLIGQVRNMSLSLRPGSLDELGLVNSLEALFKQLHSQAGLEVHFDHSEIGVLTPNSRITAYRIIQEALTNIMRHSGTKEAWVNVQRPGKSIEFSVEDKGCGVDVAKLVAVNSTGLSAMKERTGLVGGTFNFESAPGNGTRVSVSIPL, from the coding sequence ATGAAAGTATTTCTTCTTGAAGACAATCCGGGTGACGTCCGCCTTATCAAGGAATATTTCAAAGATGTTCCTGGGATAACCTTGGAGGGCGCGGCAGAACTTCTGGAAAAAGCGATCGGCTTTCTCAAGAATCATGAAGTGGATGTTGCACTGATAGATCTGAATGTGCCGGATAGTACCGGCTTAGAAACGCTCAAAGCATTGCGTGCGAAATTCCCGGCTCTGCCCATTGTGGTACTTACGTCTATCTCGGATGAAGACCTAGGATCCCGTGCGATTCATTTTGGTGCCCAAGATTATCTTGTGAAAGGTCAAGCCGATTCTGGGCTGTTACGTCGCGTCTTATTTTATGCGGTCGAGCGGAAGAAATCGGAAGAAGCCATCAACGCCGCCGCCAGGGAATGGCAATCCACGTTCGATTCGATCACTGATATCATTATCCTCCTTGATCGGAACCATCGTATCATTCGAGCCAACAAAGCTTTCACAAATACGTTTAAACTGAAACATGAAGCTGCTGTCGGCCGACATTGTTATGAAATTGTCCATAACTCTCTCACAGCGCCGGTTTTTTGTCCCCATTCAAGGACGGTAAATACCTGCCAGGCAGCTCACGAGGAATTTTTCGAACCCAACCTTGGCATTTATATCGAAGCGACTACTCTTCCAACCTTGGATCAATCTGGTAATTGCACAGGCAGTGTCCATATCGTCAAAGACATCAATGAGCGTAAGCAGGCTGAGCAAGCGCTTCAGCATTTGAATGTTGAATTAGAAAATCGAGTTAAAGCCCGGACCAGTGAGTTAGAGACAGCTTACAATGAACTCAAGGAGCAGTTGGAACTTAGGTCGAAGGCAGAAGAATCGCTGCGCTCGCTATCAAATCGTTTGTTAAAAGTTCAAGAAGAGGAACGGCGTGCCATTGCTAAGGAACTCCATGATGAAGTTGGTCAGAACTTGACAGTTTTGAAGTTGTTATTAGATCGCATAGCAAGAATAACTTCCGATGAAGCAAGGCCATTTGTTAGGGAAGCAATCGAAGGCATTTCAAAATTAATAGGTCAGGTCAGAAATATGTCCCTCTCCCTGCGACCTGGATCCTTGGACGAACTTGGGCTGGTGAATTCACTTGAGGCACTTTTCAAACAACTTCACAGCCAGGCCGGTCTCGAGGTCCATTTCGATCACAGCGAGATTGGAGTATTGACTCCAAATAGCCGAATCACAGCTTATCGGATTATTCAAGAGGCTCTCACCAATATAATGCGCCATTCCGGAACCAAGGAAGCCTGGGTAAACGTCCAAAGACCTGGCAAATCTATTGAATTTAGCGTAGAGGACAAGGGATGTGGGGTTGATGTGGCCAAGCTTGTAGCCGTTAACTCGACCGGCCTTTCAGCAATGAAAGAAAGAACAGGACTAGTGGGCGGAACGTTCAACTTCGAATCAGCCCCTGGCAACGGGACGCGCGTGTCAGTATCCATTCCTTTATGA
- a CDS encoding response regulator yields the protein MDTNTPKPVDILLVEDNPGDARLTREALKDSKIRNNLWVVEDGVEAIDFVRRSGKYAQAPRPDLILLDLNLPRKSGREVLAEIKADDDLKSIPVVVLTISKADEDICRAYQLHANCYVTKPLDFNQFLTITKSIEDFWLTIVRLPPKTAC from the coding sequence ATGGATACCAACACACCAAAGCCCGTAGACATCTTGCTAGTGGAGGACAATCCGGGTGACGCCCGCCTGACCCGGGAGGCGTTAAAGGACAGCAAGATCCGGAACAACCTCTGGGTTGTCGAAGACGGTGTTGAGGCTATTGATTTTGTGCGGCGCTCCGGGAAGTACGCGCAAGCACCTCGTCCGGACCTCATCCTGTTGGACCTTAATCTTCCACGCAAAAGCGGGCGCGAAGTTTTGGCTGAAATTAAGGCTGATGATGATCTTAAGTCGATTCCTGTAGTTGTTTTGACTATCTCTAAGGCCGATGAGGATATTTGCCGGGCGTACCAGTTACACGCTAACTGCTACGTCACCAAACCCCTGGACTTCAACCAGTTTCTCACTATCACCAAATCGATCGAAGACTTTTGGCTGACCATTGTCAGGTTACCGCCAAAAACAGCGTGCTGA